Part of the Brevibacillus brevis genome is shown below.
ACGAGAAGCAATAGCGTTTCAATGATGGCCGGATAAGGTACATCCACGCGGCTGCGTGCAATGGACAGGGCGAGCTCGATGCGAAGTACGTCAGGATTTACCGAAACCAGCGCGACATACAAGCCGGGCATCAACATGTTGACCAGTACTCCGACGATCCGCAACAGTCGAAATGCGATCAAGAAAAACAAAGGGTAATTCCGATCGTTCTCCTCCACAAACATGTCCATCATCAGACTGGGCAGAATCATCGCGAACGGGAAGCGGTCAAGAAACAGTACCACCTTCCCCGCTCCGAGTGCCGAAGCGACATTCTCAGGCAGCTCGGTCGTGTTGTAACGGGTAACCAGCGTCCATTTCGGGAATCCAAGCGCTTTGGATAAGGCCAGCAAATTGGGGATATCTCGATCCAAACGAGATTCGACTCTTCGCGTAACCGCATCGAGAAACGCGGGATTTGTCTGTCCCTCCATGAATAAAAGCATGGCTCGTCTGCGCTGCACTTTCCCAAACCAGTACGAGTGCATTCGCAATTTGTCCGACATGACATGTGTCTTTACGATTCCGATATTGGTATCGAGATCCTCATTGAAGGCGCTGATCGAGCCACGCACCACATTTTCGGTCGAAGGCGCTTCGATGGAACGGGACAGCGTACGGTGTACCGGAGTGATTTTCATGCAATAGCCGGAAAGTTCATGAAGAATGATCAGATTTCCTTCTGACATCGCCGAAACTACCGCTGGCTCGTCCGCGTCGTTCAAGCATTCTCCCATTCCGTTGCCCAATGCAATCAAAGGCTGGTCTGCAGCGATGGCGTTTTGGTACTGCTGTTGAAGCAGCATCATGGTCTGAGGCAGATCGATGAGCGAAGTGTACCCAGCCAGCGTGACCGTATGATCAATCAGAACCATTCGATGAAGAAATAGATCGGCATCTTGCTTTTGTCTCGTCTGCAAATATTCCAAAAGGTCCAAGCAAGATCACTTCCCATGGGTTATCGTTCCCCAGTATTTCCTATGGGAGTTTCCCGTATACCGCGAGAGAAAACACAATCGGACGCCAGTCACCAACAGGGAACTGGGCGAATATCCTGCTCATGTTGTAAGTGATAAGGAGTTTCGCGCTCTGCCTTCATTCCTCCCCCTTTTTTCACCTCGTTACATGCCCCACATGATACAAGGAGGAACGCTTTGATGAAGAACAGTTTTGACAATCATGCTGCGAAGGAGTCGATCCCGCAGCCGATCAGGGAGGACGGTGCCGGTTGGTGGGATTTTGGCCCGCGGGACGTCATGCGAGATCGAGAAAACCCCGATATGCTCGTCTCTCCCGCCACTGATGCCGGCACCCTGCCCAATTTAAAGTTCTCTTTCTCCGATACCTACATGCAGCTCAATCAAGGCGGATGGTCACGTGAGGTTACCATTCGGCAGCTTCCGATCGCGACTACCCTGGCTGGCGTCAATATGGCGCTTACCCCTGGCGGCGTGCGCGAATTGCACTGGCATCAGCAGGCGGAATGGTCGATCATGCTTGTAGGCAAGGCACGGATTACAGCAGTCGACCAGAACGGAAGGAACTTTAGCGCCGATGTCGGTGTGGGAGACTTGTGGTACTTCCCCCCCGGGATTCCCCACTCCATTCAAGGTCTGGAAGAAGGATGCGAGTTTTTGCTCGTTTTCGATGATGGCCATTTTTCCGACCTGAACACGCTCTCTATTTCGGATTGGTTCGCCCACACCCCGCCAGATATCCTCTCAGCCAATTTTGGTGTGCCCGAAAGCGCCTTCGATGGGATCCCGAACCAACAGGTGTACATTTTCCAAGGCACGATTCCCGGCCCGCTCGCATCCGAGCAAGTACCCGATCCCTTCGGCACGGTGCCGCTGAGCTTTTCACACCGCCTGTTGAAACAGGAACCGCTCGTTTTTCCGGGAGGTACCGTCCGCATCGTTGACTCGACCAATTTTCCGATCTCCACAAGGGTCGCGGCGGCATTGGTAGAGGTCAAACCAGGTGGCATGAGAGAATTGCACTGGCATCCAAACGCGGACGAGTGGCAGTATTATATCCAGGGCACAGGACGAATGACGGTCTTCGGGGGCGAAGGAACAGCCCGCACCTTCGATTATCGGGCAGGCGACGTCGGATATGTGCCGCGTGCCTTTGGCCATTACATCCAAAACACCGGTGACCGAAGTCTGTGGTTTCTCGAGATGTTCAGAAGCGACCGCTTTGAAGATGTGTCGTTGAATCAATGGATGGCACTGACCCCTCATCCACTGGTTCAGGAAAACCTCCAGACAGGCCCTGAATTGATGGATGCCCTGCGAGAAGAAAAATGGTCGGTCGTGAAATATCCGGGATATTCCTATACGCCAAGAACGAACAAGTAACTTCGGAATTCGTGCGCGTATAATCGCATATTTTGGGTTCATCATAAAGACAAAAAGCCGGTTACCACCCTCGCATGGTAAAACCGGCTTATTTCTATGCAAGCTTCTTGTGCTTTGCAAGGATGCGTCCTCCATATCCTTTTCCGAGGTGAACCATGAACCCGATTATTCCACTGGAACCCATTAGCTGTGAAGAAATACCCCAAGGACCGAACTGGATTGCCCAGGTGAAATGGGACGGGGTTCGCGTATTGACTTATTACGATGGTCGTGAAGTGCGGCTGTTCAATCGCAAGCTCAATGAGCGAACGTTTCATTACCCGGAGCTGACATCGATCTCGAATTATTGCTCAGCAGGCTCCATCATCCTGGACGGAGAGATCATCGCCTTAAAAAATGGAAAACCTTCTTTTTATGAGGTGATGAAAAGGGACGGGATCCGGAAGCTGAACAACGTGGATGTCGTTCGTAAAAGCGTTCCCATCACCTATATGGTCTTTGACATACTCTATCTGAATGGTCAATGGGTAACTTCTTCCCTTCTCTCAGAGAGACAAAAGATACTGCGAGATGTCATTCAGCCGACGGACGATGTTCAACTGGTGGATAACTTTGACGGGACGGCTTTGTACGAAGCGGTCAGGCTACAGGAAATGGAAGGAATTGTAGTCAAGGACCTTGCCAGCACCTACTTGATAAACGGCAAAGATGCTCGATGGCAAAAGAAAAAATATTATAAAGACATAATTGCGGTAGTCGGTGGGGTCACCTTTCGAGGCAGCCTTGTGAATTCTCTTCTGCTAGGGCTATTCGATCAGGATGGCCGATTCAGATACATCGGACATGCAGGGACAGGAAAACTAACCCAAAGCGACTGGAGAAACCTTACGGAACGGATCGGGCCGCTCGTCCAAAAAAGCATGCCATTTGTGAATAAACCGCCGCGGACTGCTAATACGGTTTGGCTTCGGCCAGAAATTACCGTGAAGATCAAATTTGCAGAATGGGTAGAGGGACATTCCCTTCGTCAGCCAAGCATACAAGGATTTGTAGATCTTCCTGCGCACCAATGTGTGATGGAGTAGTTTCAGATAGGGAAAATTTGCTCCAGGATGTAACTTTTAACGGTGGCGGAACGTTTTACGATTGAATTCCCAAGAAGGAGATCCGAGACATGTTGAAAAAGAGCTTTCGCGCCGCCGCAATCGCAATCATGCTGTTCACAGGTCCATTCGCTCCATCCATGCAAGCAGCCCAAACAGGAGTGCCTTCATACCGAGTTGCTATTCACCTGCCCACCGTCAATACGCTGGAAGAATCTGAAGTCATGCACACGATCCTGAAAGAGTCTCTGAAAAGCGTAAACCCCTATCCCGCCGGTGTTGTGGAACAAAATGCGATGAGTCCGGTAGAAATTGTAGGAGATATGAACGCGACCATTACGCCATCGGGATTTATGATGGATAGCTTTTATGAATCCAGAACCGGCTACTTGCTGGCGCTTTATAATGAAATTGGCTCTCTGGCTCCGATGTATCCCACAGGCTACGATCCGGCCTCTATCAAGCAGCAAATCGCACGGACGGAAGGCACTGCGGAAGGGGAAGCGCTCAGGAAAAAGCGAGGTCAGGTGGAACTTGAAGCGCGCATCAATGCGCTGGTACAGGCGGGATTCGTCAAACCGGAGGAATTAGGCGGTCAACAGCTTACGAAGCAATTTGTTGCGGAGACCCTGTACCGGGTATACAAAAACGCCAGACCCTACAAGGGAAGCGTAGCACCGAAGGACAGTCAAAGCGAAGCAGTGTGCTGGGCGATAGAAGTTGGGCTTCCGGGTTTTCAAGTCGATGGCAAAGGATATGTTTATCCGGAGCACCTGCCCAGTTACTCGAATATACTCGATTTCGTCCACTTGTTTCTGCCCAGCAAAATCAATGGGACAGGGCGTGAGTATTTCCAGTTTGAAGTCGATGCAGACCTCCTTCGAACGGCTATTGACATTCGATCCGAAAATTTCTTGTATGTGAACAACAAGCCGCTCTCCTCCATGCCCAACTCTTTTCTGTTGTCCGAGCTTCCGGAAGCAAAGAAAGCAAAGGCGGAGCTGGCTGCGGCTATGGCGCCACAATTGATCGGAATGATCCAACAAGCGCGACTAGAGATTCAGAAACCGCGTGTGTGGGACTGGAGAAAAGACGTGATTCGGCATCCTTCCTTCACCAAACTCGTACAAGAATATCGGAAAACCAAAAGCCAAAAACCACTCCTGCAAGTGTATCAAGCAGTCAAAACACGGTATAATTTGTACGCTCGCCAAGACTCCCTGCAGGTCATGAAAAGTGTGCTGGATCATATCCAATAACAATCGTTGAAAGACGCAAGCTGACGCCGTATTCTACCGGTGTCAGCTTTTTTTCGTACGCGAGGTCGTTTGCCGGATCAAAGCAGCTGCCCGATCCATTTTCCTTACTCTTTGCTATTGCCGGAACGTCCCTGACTCTTTGTTCTTGACAAGCTTTTGCTTTCCGTGATTCAACGCCTGCATTTCCGCATAGCTCGCCAAGAGAGCCAGGAGCAGGAAAAAGGAGAAGGAAATACTTGTGACGACTCCCCCCATCTCCGTACTGTTCATGAAAAGAACGCCGCTGACAATCGATACGATGCACCCCAGAAGCGAGAGGGCTCCGATCCACACCGATTGACGGTAAAACCGGTACAAACGCGTCCCCTCCGGAATGCTTACCTGCGTTTCCATCTTCCGGTTCACCCTCGCTTTGATGTACAAAATCGTCAGCAGCGGAACCTGGATGGCGACGGCGATGAACGGCATCGTGAAACTGAGAAAATCGCTCATATCCACGACCCGCTGGTAAAGAAACAGAGAGGCAGCAGCCAGGAGCCAGCCCGCAGGCAGGTTGTAAGCCGCATAATGCTGCTGTCCGCCAAAAGAACCGAGACAAACGAGAAAGGCCAGATAACCGACGATAACCTTTATGGTGAAGGCGGGAAACCACAGGCTGAACAAGACGATTTCGACCCGGTC
Proteins encoded:
- a CDS encoding RNA ligase family protein — its product is MNPIIPLEPISCEEIPQGPNWIAQVKWDGVRVLTYYDGREVRLFNRKLNERTFHYPELTSISNYCSAGSIILDGEIIALKNGKPSFYEVMKRDGIRKLNNVDVVRKSVPITYMVFDILYLNGQWVTSSLLSERQKILRDVIQPTDDVQLVDNFDGTALYEAVRLQEMEGIVVKDLASTYLINGKDARWQKKKYYKDIIAVVGGVTFRGSLVNSLLLGLFDQDGRFRYIGHAGTGKLTQSDWRNLTERIGPLVQKSMPFVNKPPRTANTVWLRPEITVKIKFAEWVEGHSLRQPSIQGFVDLPAHQCVME
- a CDS encoding oxalate decarboxylase family bicupin, with the translated sequence MKNSFDNHAAKESIPQPIREDGAGWWDFGPRDVMRDRENPDMLVSPATDAGTLPNLKFSFSDTYMQLNQGGWSREVTIRQLPIATTLAGVNMALTPGGVRELHWHQQAEWSIMLVGKARITAVDQNGRNFSADVGVGDLWYFPPGIPHSIQGLEEGCEFLLVFDDGHFSDLNTLSISDWFAHTPPDILSANFGVPESAFDGIPNQQVYIFQGTIPGPLASEQVPDPFGTVPLSFSHRLLKQEPLVFPGGTVRIVDSTNFPISTRVAAALVEVKPGGMRELHWHPNADEWQYYIQGTGRMTVFGGEGTARTFDYRAGDVGYVPRAFGHYIQNTGDRSLWFLEMFRSDRFEDVSLNQWMALTPHPLVQENLQTGPELMDALREEKWSVVKYPGYSYTPRTNK
- a CDS encoding spore germination protein produces the protein MDLLEYLQTRQKQDADLFLHRMVLIDHTVTLAGYTSLIDLPQTMMLLQQQYQNAIAADQPLIALGNGMGECLNDADEPAVVSAMSEGNLIILHELSGYCMKITPVHRTLSRSIEAPSTENVVRGSISAFNEDLDTNIGIVKTHVMSDKLRMHSYWFGKVQRRRAMLLFMEGQTNPAFLDAVTRRVESRLDRDIPNLLALSKALGFPKWTLVTRYNTTELPENVASALGAGKVVLFLDRFPFAMILPSLMMDMFVEENDRNYPLFFLIAFRLLRIVGVLVNMLMPGLYVALVSVNPDVLRIELALSIARSRVDVPYPAIIETLLLLVTLELILEASIRLPKTIGPTITMVGGIILGQAVVQAKLVSNILIIILAATTIASFTVIGFHNAISIRISKYLLLILSAVYGVLGLFVGIVVVCAYLASVSTFGIPYLYHWKARDQSDG